In one Chionomys nivalis chromosome 13, mChiNiv1.1, whole genome shotgun sequence genomic region, the following are encoded:
- the C13H9orf153 gene encoding uncharacterized protein C9orf153 homolog: protein MNASVGRNHYVFIDLMASTPSPHSQLPELYASAENFNKESKKSNFQKLCATSFEEARQLLRKNLGTVPFAASGAERKDEPHPAGQSPVSNEEQKLTSMADLLHHSLLMGSLVPLEQLSRTQHRLIQAGIPPPVHTFPYGFRTDEPIVTPTPPFRKRLPSHTFRKLLLASVTPDRLEFEDKSMRFFSLEPGKQFLDLVDLEWRYFNGLAKWGRVPRKFSSMDIKYNTEKRFVESQGMPGPIFPPLVRKTLVIYPQLDCHEEGHYSLKWNA from the exons ATGAATGCTTCTGTGGGCAGAAATCATTACGTTTTCATTGATCTCATGGCTTCCACGCCTTCCCCCCACTCACAGCTGCCAGAACTGTACGCATCAGCTGAGAATTTTAATAAGGAGAGCAAGAAATCAAATTTCCAAAAACTCTGCGCCACCTCCTTTGAGGAAGCTCGGCAACTCCTCAGAAAAAACCTGGGTACTGTGCCATTTGCTGCTTCTGGTGCCGAGAGAAAAGATGAGCCCCACCCTGCCGGACAGAGCCCGGTTAGCAACGAGGAGCAGAAGCTCACGTCCATGGCAGATCTACTTCACCACAGCCTGTTGATGGGCTCCCTCGTCCCTCTGGAGCAGTTATCCAGGACCCAGCATAGACTGATCCAGGCGGGCATCCCTCCTCCCGTGCACACGTTTCCGTACGGTTTCAGGACCGACGAACCGATAGTTACGCCAACGCCCCCCTTTAGAAAGAGGCTTCCAAGCCACACGTTCCGGAAACTTCTCCTGGCTTCTGTTACCCCGGACAGGCTGGAGTTTGAAGATAAATCGATGCGATTCTTCTCCTTGGAGCCAG GCAAGCAGTTCCTGGACCTAGTGGACCTGGAGTGGCGGTATTTCAACGGACTTGCAAAGTGGGGACGCGTTCCCAGGAAGTTTTCATCCATGGACATAAAATACAACACTGAGAAGAGATTTGTTGAGAGCCAAGGCATGCCTGGTCCGATTTTTCCTCCTCTAGTTCGTAAGACTTTGGTGATTTATCCTCAGCTTGACTGTCATGAAGAGGGACATTATTCTCTTAAGTGGAATGCATAG
- the LOC130885553 gene encoding spermatogenesis-associated protein 31D4-like, producing MEKVLSFLNSTTEPWLRLGHLSSAFPDTYPKCIFLSAVGVLLLFLRYLLLKPFLPTRSNPAVRKQQGEARKRRRTSFKEFRILHRETQERRKLLSVVQSPFGQLYDASHFRRALCPDPRCDVCNGAKAKVSHLLSEATPEDGAASASSVASTASVTETSFTLSPTLSPSPLGCQISSLSPTPPPPPPSVTSTHKVAPLEDTHLCTPQGDSLPSEPVLLTSVDFFPQPPPLPQLPPPPQLGHIPPHPLPTLPQTEEPLQLEISPFLVGSPSEQIVNATTNKESCGGMSEFPPSQSECLVNRHSSEAFWGGQPTIYFPMPGKPSFPNPKVLALLERQDQSQSDFLMLRDDKEKAETFQFKKTLKTWKEISESASGLQSSGVSLPLRGSEGGLQELMVHQGLVQTQTSEDQLEPRVIQHFWGLPYLHSESVNTVTTLSTRSSTCIWFNSTPHSSVLTHPTPLSLPESQSQTLAQSQSQIVCLPRPVPVTASSSQSQLRICEVYFHTSQDKTKALLQSEIRHLEWNVTTEEERVWALPMKVQTSQTKVCLLPSTPSLVRQSSKVRAPRSVSPEDFSLSDAFRKKLEYHLWKRLTLQRWGLPQRIFKAQPRVHPDLAQSSMSSAGLSGVSLFQPQDSKDWQDTVLNQPGSSQESLSLDGKMVETQGQSSEIVQRYPWGNCKGAPDNGLPSNSETNLQRHQGSLSGKPSGTSQVSQCQEKLKTALQKPLVSHLNETNKGQRAGTASRAGHCPLPFTSHVDNEEHEAQRQSCSDNKDRHAKSIYMTKPVLHQASMVLDNTSMKESEGSKHSPDVPRISTEAAPVPLGKRLDSGKTVLGLQGAKVNGKSIFVSDKISSIVKGGQLSVLQPQHTKILNTNQGKITQGADGNTTKAQNTLGAGRALKEITGPQESQTSDCNSQVSRQGKFKKESRLPIQALGPPRDKLPASDEFAYRHFLMSDWSPSRGPMMVSQVQRQVPRMLPHVLGKDQNKDISPSVKRVCPAPWKMEELGAGVPRPGTLQASGKSCHAQDSPTQGHHGEKPTHPLPGKALTPPEHQFRKHVKHFLQWLSPDRRGKVQETFPQKGSSPPSPGQDPALFKGRATFPGTTIAQRAMRDPRKVSKEQLGHRQSAADTMRHPVPFSPLTKPVIIKPKNQSWVSAEPAQGPPFQRQATYPKASSPRPYNQATAVVGQKRWVKDRVSQSQKSVFLQPNPPAPYRGPELHQNVISRRAGQLPQMAPPFAVGTVLADLSRLCEQKILAQNFNGKGFLPQK from the exons ATGGAGAAGGTCCTCTCCTTTCTGAATAGCACTACTGAGCCATGGTTGAGGCTTGGACATTTGTCGTCAGCCTTCCCGGACACTTACCCCAAGTGCATCTTTCTGAGTGCAGTAGGGGTGCTGCTTTTGTTCCTGAGGTACCTGCTGCTGAAACCATTCTTACCCACACGGAGCAATCCAGCCGTCAGAAAG CAACAGGGAGAAGCTAGGAAAAGAAGGAGAACATCATTTAAAG AATTTAGaatcttacacagagaaacccaggagAGGCGGAAGCTGCTATCTGTTGTGCAAAG CCCCTTCGGACAGCTGTACGATGCCTCCCACTTCCGACGAGCGCTTTGTCCAGATCCTCGCTGTGACGTGTGCAACGGGGCCAAGGCCAAGGTCAGTCATCTGCTTTCAGAGGCCACCCCCGAAGATGGCGCTGCCTCTGCATCCAGCGTGGCTTCCACGGCCTCTGTGACTGAGACCTCCTTTACTCTGTCCCCTACCCTCTCACCGAGCCCTCTGGGATGTCAGATTTCATCACTCTCACctacacctcctcctcctcctccctccgtTACCTCAACTCACAAGGTCGCTCCCTTGGAAgatacacacttgtgcacaccaCAAGGTGACTCCCTGCCATCAGAGCCCGTTCTTCTCACAAGCGTGGACTTCTTCCCGCAGCCTCCGCCTCTGCCACAGCTGCCACCGCCGCCGCAGCTAGGCCACATCCCACCTCATCCACTTCCCACACTTCCTCAAACGGAAGAACCTTTACAACTAGAAATCTCTCCATTCCTAGTGGGCAGCCCAAGCGAGCAGATTGTCAATGCCACAACAAACAAGGAATCTTGTGGTGGCATGTCAGAGTTCCCCCCATCACAGTCGGAATGCTTGGTGAACCGTCACTCTTCTGAAGCTTTTTGGGGGGGACAACCCACCATCTATTTCCCAATGCCTGGAAAACCCTCTTTTCCAAACCCCAAAGTCCTGGCACTGCTAGAGAGACAAGACCAAAGCCAGTCTGACTTCCTTATGCTGAGGGATgacaaagaaaaagcagaaacttttcaattCAAAAAAACACTTAAGACTTGGAAGGAAATCTCAGAGTCAGCCTCCGGGTTGCAGAGCTCAGGCGTCTCCCTACCTCTGAGGGGCAGCGAAGGTGGGCTCCAGGAGCTGATGGTGCATCAGGGGCTCGTTCAGACGCAAACCTCTGAAGACCAATTAGAACCCAGGGTTATACAGCACTTCTGGGGGCTCCCGTACCTCCACAGCGAGTCTGTGAACACTGTCACTACGCTGTCGACTCGTTCCTCAACATGCATCTGGTTCAACAGCACCCCACACTCCTCAGTCCTGACTCACCCAACACCTCTGTCCCTGCCTGAAAGCCAATCCCAGACCTTGGCCCAATCGCAGTCCCAGATTGTCTGTCTTCCACGTCCGGTCCCAGTGACAGCATCTTCCTCTCAGTCTCAGCTTAGGATCTGTGAGGTGTATTTTCATACATCCCAAGACAAGACAAAGGCTCTACTGCAGTCTGAGATCCGCCACCTGGAATGGAACGTCAcgacagaggaagagagggtgTGGGCTTTACCCATGAAGGTCCAAACATCTCAGACAAAAGTTTGTCTCCTACCTTCCACGCCCTCACTAGTCAGGCAGTCCTCCAAGGTCCGCGCTCCCAGGTCTGTTTCTCCTGAAGACTTCTCCCTGAGTGACGCATTTCGGAAAAAACTTGAGTACCACCTTTGGAAGAGGCTCACCCTACAGCGCTGGGGCCTGCCCCAGAGGATTTTCAAGGCTCAGCCGCGGGTGCATCCTGACCTCGCGCAGTCATCTATGAGCAGCGCTGGGCTCTCAGGGGTCTCTCTCTTTCAGCCCCAGGATAGCAAAGACTGGCAGGACACTGTCTTGAACCAGCCTGGAAGCTCCCAAGAGAGTCTCTCGCTAGATGGAAAAATGGTAGAGACACAAGGACAGAGTTCAGAGATTGTTCAAAGATATCCATGGGGTAACTGCAAGGGCGCTCCAGATAATGGCCTGCCATCTAACTCTGAGACAAACCTACAACGCCACCAAGGCAGTCTGTCAGGTAAACCTTCAGGGACCTCACAAGTGAGCCAATGTCAGGAAAAACTTAAAACTGCGCTGCAAAAGCCTTTGGTCAGTCATCTCAATGAAACCAATAAGGGTCAGAGAGCTGGCACAGCGTCCAGAGCAGGGCACTGTCCTCTCCCTTTTACCTCACATGTGGATAATGAAGAACACGAGGCTCAGAGACAGTCATGTTCTGATAACAAGGACAGACATGCCAAGAGCATATATATGACAAAGCCTGTTCTGCACCAGGCATCCATGGTCTTAGACAACACCAGCATGAAAGAGTCAGAGGGCAGTAAACACAGCCCAGATGTGCCCAGAATATCCACTGAGGCTGCCCCTGTGCCATTGGGTAAGCGCCTGGATTCAGGAAAAACAGTCTTGGGGCTTCAAGGAGCAAAAGTGAATGGCAAAAGCATATTTGTATCTGACAAGATCAGTAGCATAGTCAAGGGAGGGCAGCTCAGTGTTCTTCAACCACAACATACCAAGATCTTGAACACCAACCAGGGCAAGATTACTCAAGGGGCAGATGGGAATACAACAAAAGCACAAAATACTCTGGGAGCTGGAAGGGCCCTAAAAGAAATAACAGGTCCCCAGGAAAGTCAGACATCTGACTGTAATAGTCAGGTATCCAGGCaagggaaatttaaaaaagaaagcaggctgcccATCCAAGCTCTAGGGCCCCCACGTGACAAGCTCCCTGCCTCAGATGAATTCGCTTACAGACATTTCCTCATGTCTGACTGGAGCCCTTCCAGGGGCCCCATGATGGTGTCTCAGGTGCAGCGACAGGTGCCCCGGATGCTTCCTCACGTCTTGGGCAAAGACCAGAACAAGGACATCTCTCCATCTGTCAAGAGAGTGTGTCCTGCTCCATGGAAAATGGAGGAGCTTGGGGCAGGGGTTCCCAGGCCTGGGACGTTACAGGCCAGTGGGAAGAGCTGCCATGCACAGGACAGTCCAACCCAGGGGCATCATGGGGAAAAGCCCACCCACCCCCTACCAGGGAAGGCACTGACCCCTCCTGAACACCAGTTCAGGAAGCACGTCAAACACTTCCTGCAGTGGCTTTCTCCCGACAGAAGAGGCAAAGTGCAGGAAACATTCCCACAAAAAGGCTCTTCCCCACCATCACCGGGGCAGGACCCAGCACTATTTAAGGGGAGAGCTACCTTTCCTGGGACTACTATAGCTCAGAGAGCCATGAGAGACCCAAGGAAGGTCTCCAAGGAGCAACTGGGGCACAGGCAAAGTGCTGCAGACACCATGCGCCATCCTGTGCCCTTCTCTCCTCTTACCAAACCTGTGATAATAAAGCCAAAGAATCAGTCTTGGGTCTCGGCAGAGCCAGCCCAGGGGCCTCCGTTTCAGCGCCAAGCAACCTACCCTAAAGCGTCCAGCCCCAGGCCCTACAACCAAGCCACTGCCGTCGTTGGTCAAAAGAGATGGGTCAAAGACAGAGTCAGCCAGTCCCAGAAAAGTGTGTTTTTACAGCCTAACCCGCCCGCACCCTACAGGGGTCCAGAGCTGCACCAAAATGTCATTTCAAGGAGAGCTGGGCAACTTCCTCAGATGGCACCGCCCTTCGCTGTAGGAACTGTGTTGGCAGACTTGTCCCGATTATGTGAACAGAAAATCCTGGCTCAGAATTTCAATGGAAAAGGTTTTCTTCCCCAGAAATAA
- the LOC130885552 gene encoding spermatogenesis-associated protein 31D1-like — protein sequence MENILSSLNSLTETWLTFGSASYHIDLNDTLLGGLGLLLLYVCYLIVKLVLQSLWKKKYTQKLQEKAKETGATLKENLLSPTPLGDFLIPEPMPPLSPEFFPDSTPPYTLASLTLPTEEAQDSEVVFPPEATRSLVSRPSEVSVNVPITTSTGYERQPAPGPSQQRPAADEPLSSDLAHSFNQPLPDPHTSQVPLWGGHLESGNFLAPDSDALVRLKRQNRKGGDFHTTSDPENNEGFIKSPHSLEKRSSAEPSANPQALSASHLASSKSKHMYQQVPQSKTSGDDAESKPSQLFWGPPSLHSEALHPTTPAQSDHSPTPVYFNSMAEASMAITLPTAPLVTESQPQTWLQTQSRPHSQAGPHTESQAQPQPHTPVLVLTHSPQSQLKVCGVQFHRTQEAQPLGPSETQCLEYNILKKEQEKVWGLPSVVQKSQDTFCPPPPKPSLVSRSFKSQTPRPIPLGDFPLTNELRKKLEHHLRKRLIQHRWGLPHRINESLSLMYPQSELMEPLESGRSRGLSWISFFKHRGSMESYATVLSGSGKSRNSTSESHPLAGTEVKAQTYSQDTGQEDHLQNNFREAPRNSLASALKTDQERLAGSRSDQLSSLSLVSQCQKRIENALEEHFHKKTQEIHKGQMPSTVEKSWRSINKPQPPPETTPGELKDLTPLAGEEDALIEHQHGLLLNQSKEKVLEEHIKTFGRRMTFGLPQRVEESLESYMTQAEPSHYFSQFHIHPHTVAGMDSGQSSRFLQRHPSGDGMRTMNAVPTRGTRLSASSPVSKVEPASEHKRGFVDKDLSIAQSGREPIQSWIPSMVDKSSLQQSGSNRQSPELPMRKDGPTDETLASSTKTRGPQGQRRSWRDGSMTEGTTELLKGQKHPCLHPHSPKILTVPQDTCSPGSHGNPCQAMQGMSVPHNPETFDSKSRVSRGVVLPSERGLHLQATGVPHVSSASEETTSKCQDPSSGNRTASQVLRVYLPTVGVSMEPGHGPWFPPHASGKCRSQACSPAAKGVSPPAAESGKFGGGDASLGSSQTRGKRHSVQARAPKETHGHTSSLALSPKGQPPENQFTNPVKCFWQWMSPGRKHKGQEKSLTKGSSSSPSGKSKSLVKERCEFFGNIEAQSCMRDPGVIPRKQLEHRHGTVIPCPQATGPSLKGSEETRQAQAGPVKRHHSRSQAPHSQVQRVGSCNPERGQITPKRCGIAGKAEVVETSPIRASQGTRVPPKSTL from the exons ATGGAGAACATTCTCTCATCTCTGAATAGCCTCACTGAGACATGGCTGACCTTTGGCTCAGCTTCCTATCATATAGACCTCAACGACACCTTACTAGGTGGGCTGGGGTTGCTGCTTCTCTATGTCTGCTACCTGATAGTGAAACTGGTTTTACAGTCACTGTGGAAAAAGAAATACACCCAAAAG CTGCAGGAGAAAGCCAAGGAAACCGGGGCAACTCTTAAAG AGAACTTGCTTTCTCCCACACCGCTGGGTGACTTTCTGATACCGGAGCCAATGCCTCCCTTGAGCCCTGAATTTTTCCCGGACTCTACCCCACCCTATACACTTGCCTCTTTGACTCTTCCAACAGAAGAAGCACAGGACTCAGAAGTGGTCTTCCCACCGGAAGCCACTAGATCTCTGGTAAGCAGACCCAGTGAGGTGTCTGTTAATGTCCCAATAACAACAAGCACTGGCTATGAAAGACAGCCAGCTCCAGGCCCCTCCCAGCAGCGGCCTGCGGCTGATGAGCCGTTATCTTCAGATttggcacactcctttaaccAACCTCTCCCAGACCCCCACACTTCTCAAGTCCCCTTGTGGGGAGGCCATCTAGAGTCTGGAAACTTCTTAGCTCCTGACTCTGATGCCCTGGTACGACTCAAAAGGCAGAACAGAAAAGGGGGTGATTTCCATACCACAAGCGATCCAGAGAACAATGAAGGTTTTATAAAGTCACCCCATTCTTTGGAGAAGCGGTCCTCTGCAGAACCATCGGCTAACCCGCAGGCTTTGTCAGCCTCTCATTTGGCAAGCAGCAAAAGCAAGCACATGTACCAGCAGGTCCCTCAATCCAAGACCTCTGGAGACGATGCAGAGTCTAAACCCTCCCAGCTCTTCTGGGGTCCCCCCTCTCTACACAGTGAGGCCTTGCATCCTACCACTCCTGCCCAGAGTGACCATTCCCCAACACCCGTCTACTTCAACAGTATGGCTGAAGCCTCCATGGCCATTACTCTCCCCACAGCCCCTCTGGTGACTGAAAGTCAGCCACAGACCTGGCTACAGACACAGTCCAGACCGCATTCCCAAGCTGGCCCTCACACCGAGTCTCAAGCTCAGCCTCAACCCCACACCCCAGTCTTGGTTTTGACACATTCTCCTCAGTCCCAGCTTAAAGTCTGTGGTGTACAATTtcacagaactcaggaagcacaACCTCTTGGTCCGTCTGAAACACAGTGTCTGGAATACAACATCTTGAAAAAGGAGCAGGAGAAAGTGTGGGGTTTACCCTCTGTGGTCCAGAAATCCCAGGACACTTTTTGTCCCCCACCTCCCAAGCCCTCATTGGTGAGCCGGTCCTTCAAGTCCCAAACTCCCAGGCCCATCCCTCTTGGAGACTTTCCCCTCACCAACGAGCTTCGTAAGAAACTGGAGCACCACCTCCGGAAGAGACTCATTCAGCACCGCTGGGGGCTGCCGCACAGGATCAATGAGTCCCTGTCACTAATGTACCCTCAGTCAGAGTTGATGGAGCCCCTAGAGTCAGGGAGGAGTCGTGGGCTCTCCTGGATCTCTTTCTTTAAGCATCGAGGCAGCATGGAGTCCTATGCCACAGTACTCAGTGGATCTGGAAAATCTCGCAATAGTACCTCAGAGAGTCATCCCCTAGCAGGGACTGAGGTCAAAGCACAGACATACAGTCAAGATACTGGCCAAGAAGACCATCTGCAGAATAACTTCCGGGAGGCCCCAAGGAACAGTCTAGCATCTGCTTTGAAGACAGACCAGGAGCGTCTTGCTGGGAGTCGGTCAGACCAACTCTCAAGTCTCTCACTGGTGAGCCAGTGTCAGAAAAGGATTGAAAATGCACTGGAAGAACACTTCCACAAGAAAACTCAAGAAATCCACAAGGGTCAGATGCCCAGCACCGTGGAGAAATCCTGGCGCTCGATCAACAAGCCACAGCCTCCACCTGAGACAACCCCCGGGGAACTGAAAGATCTGACACCGTTGGCAGGCGAGGAAGACGCACTGATAGAACACCAGCATGGTTTGTTGCTCAATCAGAGCAAAGAAAAGGTCTTGGAAGAACACATTAAAACCTTCGGCAGGAGGATGACATTCGGTCTTCCCCAAAGAGTCGAGGAATCCCTAGAGTCCTACATGACACAAGCCGAACCGTCTCATTATTTCTCTCAGTTCCACATTCACCCCCACACCGTAGCTGGAATGGATTCCGGCCagtcctccaggttcctgcaaaGACACCCGAGTGGAGACGGAATGCGGACAATGAATGCCGTGCCCACCCGAGGAACGcgtctttctgcttcctcaccTGTGAGCAAGGTAGAGCCGGCCTCTGAGCACAAGAGAGGGTTTGTAGACAAAGACCTCAGCATAGCTCAAAGTGGCAGAGAGCCGATCCAGTCCTGGATACCCAGTATGGTAGACAAAAGTAGCCTGCAACAGTCTGGATCAAACAGACAGAGCCCAGAGCTGCCCATGAGAAAGGACGGGCCAACAGATGAGACACTGGCTTCCAGCACCAAGACACGGGGGCCTCAGGGGcaaaggaggagctggagggatggctccatGACTGAGGGGACCACAGAGCTACTCAAGGGACAGAAACACCCTTGTCTTCACCCACACTCCCCGAAGATCTTGACTGTCCCCCAAGACACATGCTCCCCAGGGAGCCACGGGAATCCATGTCAAGCCATGCAGGGAATGTCAGTTCCCCACAACCCTGAAACATTCGATTCTAAAAGTCGGGTGTCCAGAGGAGTCGTGTTGCCCTCAGAGAGGGGGCTTCACCTCCAGGCCACGGGCGTGCCTCACGTGTCCTCGGCCTCAGAAGAAACGACTTCCAAATGCCAGGACCCCTCCAGTGGGAACAGGACAGCTTCTCAGGTGCTGCGGGTGTACTTGCCCACTGTGGGAGTCAGCATGGAGCCGGGACATGGTCCCTGGTTCCCCCCACATGCCTCTGGCAAGTGCCGGAGCCAGGCGTGTTCCCCAGCTGCCAAGGGAGTATCCCCACCGGCAGCCGAGTCAGGAAAATTTGGTGGAGGGGATGCAAGCTTAGGGTCATCCCAAACCAGAGGAAAGAGGCACTCTGTTCAGGCCAGGGCACCAAAGgaaacacatggacacacatctTCCCTGGCACTGTCACCTAAGGGGCAGCCTCCAGAAAATCAGTTCACCAACCCGGTGAAGTGCTTCTGGCAGTGGATGTCCCCTGGGAGAAAACACAAAGGTCAGGAAAAGTCCCTGACCAAGGGCAGCTCCTCATCACCATCTGGGAAGAGCAAAAGCCTTGTCAAAGAGAGATGTGAGTTTTTTGGGAACATTGAAGCTCAGAGTTGTATGAGAGACCCCGGGGTGATCCCCAGGAAACAGTTAGAGCACAGGCATGGGACAGTCATCCCCTGTCCCCAGGCCACTGGGCCTTCCCTCAAGGGGTCTGAAGAAACTCGGCAGGCCCAGGCAGGGCCTGTCAAGAGGCATCACTCCCGCAGCCAAGCTCCCCACTCTCAAGTGCAAAGGGTTGGGTCCTGCAACCCAGAACGAGGGCAGATAACCCCCAAGAGATGTGGCATTGCAGGAAAAGCTGAGGTGGTGGAGACCTCCCCCATACGTGCCTCACAGGGAACCCGAGTCCCGCCCAAATCAACTCTGTAG